The following proteins are co-located in the Castanea sativa cultivar Marrone di Chiusa Pesio chromosome 8, ASM4071231v1 genome:
- the LOC142605958 gene encoding uncharacterized protein LOC142605958, which translates to MNVEVKIDRKPWYHDIKAYIKNNEYLFGATDSEKKFIRCMAYQFFLSGEVLYKRNHDSTLLRCVDAPKVNYMMEEMHEGLLGAHPNGPLLAHKIMRAGYYWLTMERNCIKHVRTCQSCQAYQDRKNAPPQPLHSLATPWPFSAWGMDVIGPVISKASNGHEYIIVAIDYFTKRVKVASYKSVT; encoded by the coding sequence ATGAATGTCGAAGTCAAAATCGACAGAAAGCCATGGTACCATGATATCAAGGCTTATATCAAGAACAACGAGTACCTGTTCGGTGCAACAGACAGTGAAAAGAAGTTTATCCGGTGCATGGCCTACCAATTTTTCTTGAGTGGAGAAGTCTTGTACAAAAGGAACCACGATTCTACCCTGCTTCGGTGCGTAGATGCCCCCAAGGTTAATTATATGATGGAAGAGATGCATGAAGGCCTACTTGGAGCTCATCCCAATGGACCCCTGTTGGCCCACAAGATCATGAGAGCTGGTTACTACTGGCTCACCATGGAAAGAAATTGTATTAAACATGTGAGGACATGCCAAAGTTGCCAAGCCTATCAAGACAGGAAGAACGCTCCTCCTCAACCTTTACACTCTTTAGCAACACCATGGCCTTTCTCAGCTTGGGGTATGGATGTCATCGGACCTGTGATTTCGAAAGCTTCAAATGGTCATGAGTACATCATAGTGGCCATCGATTATTTTACAAAGAGAGTGAAAGTCGCTTCATACAAGAGCGTCACTTAA